One Macadamia integrifolia cultivar HAES 741 unplaced genomic scaffold, SCU_Mint_v3 scaffold1381, whole genome shotgun sequence genomic region harbors:
- the LOC122063622 gene encoding ribosome biogenesis protein NSA2 homolog: MPQGDYIDLHRKRHGYRHDHFERKRKKEAREVHKQSAIAQKALGIKGKMFAKKRYAEKALMKKTLAMHEESSSMRKVDDEVHEGAVPAYLLDRETTTRAKVLSNTIKQKRKEKAGKWEVPLPKVRPVAEDEMFRVVRSGKRKTKQWKRMVTKATFVGPSFTRKPPKYERFIRPTGLRFTKAHVTHPELKCTFNLEIIGVKKNPNGQMYTSLGVITKGTIVEVNVSELGLVTPAGKVVWGKYAQVTNNPENDGCINAVLLV, from the exons ATG CCGCAAGGAGATTATATCGACCTTCATCGCAAGCGACATGGCTATCGCCATGATCACTTCGAGCGAAAGCGAAAGAAGGAAGCTCGTGAAGTTCACAAGCAATCAGCTATTGCTCAGAAG GCCTTGGGAATCAAGGGTAAGATGTTTGCGAAGAAACGGTATGCCGAGAAGGCTTTAATGAAGAAAAC GCTGGCTATGCATGAAGAATCATCTAGTATGCGTAAGGTGGATGACGAGGTTCATGAAGGAGCTGTTCCTGCTTATCTTCTGGATCGTGAAACAACAACAAGGGCAAAG GTTCTTAGCAACACTATTAagcaaaagaggaaagagaaagctGGTAAATGGGAAGTTCCACTACCTAAG GTGAGACctgttgctgaagatgagatGTTTAGGGTTGTCAGGTCTGGTAAACGGAAAA CAAAACAATGGAAGAGGATGGTAACCAAGGCCACATTCGTGGGACCTAGTTTTACAAGGAAGCCTCCAAAGTATGAGCGCTTCATTCGTCCGACAGGTTTGCGGTTCACCAAAGCCCATGTCACACACCCTGAGCTTAAGTGCACATTTAATCTAGAGATTATTGGAGTTAAGAAAAATCCCAACGGTCAGATGTACACTTCTTTGGGTGTTATCACCAAGGGAACCATCGTTGAG GTGAATGTTAGTGAACTAGGTCTGGTTACTCCAGCTGGGAAAGTTGTGTGGG GAAAATATGCTCAAGTTACAAATAACCCAGAGAATGATGGTTGTATCAATGCTGTTCTGCTTGTCTAG